ACAAAACGGCACGGTGGGGCTGCATCCTTCTTTTGCTTCTGGTAAAGATTTATCAAAAATCACGGCAGAGAAGAAATCCTTGGAGTTGGTGTTGAAAACTTCTTTGAAGTATAGCCGGCAACACTACCTGTTGATTCATTTGCCAGAGACTTACCGTGCTTTGCATGAAGCAGGCCTTCAATGTGATTTTACGATGGGATATGCCAGTCGGGTAGGTTTTCGTGCTTCTGTGTGCACGTCATTCCGTTTTTTTGATCTGCTTCGTAATGAAGCTACTGATTTCCGCATCCAACCATTAGTCTACATGGATGGTACATTCAATGATTACATGCAATTGTCGAGGAAAGAGTCAGAACGGGAGATCATAAAACTTATTGACGAAGTAAAAGCAGTGAACGGTGAATTCGTGAGCCTATGGCACAACAGTTCCCTCGCCGGAAAAGGTCATTGGCGGGGATGGAAGGCAATCTACTATAATACGCTCGAGTACGCTTTTCGTGATTTATAAAAAACAGCCTTTTATTGCAACGCGAAACGTACCAGGATTGAATATTCGAGCTTGATTTTTTCAAATTCAATATTCGGCTCCGGTGCATTATTGGCATTGTCGGTGGCAGCTCCACGTATCATCATGTTGACCGATTTATTCAGCATCGGCGTATAGGCATTATAATTGAGTTCCTGTATGTAAATGGCTTTCCCGATATTTTGATGAATTGCCTGGGCAAGAGCTTGCGCTTTTTCCTGAGCTGCCTTTATGGCATTTACTTTTACCTCCATGCGTAATGCATCCATATGGCTATGGTCAACACGGTCGACGGAGACATTAGAAATGCCTAATTGCTGTAGGGCTACAATGACTCTGCCGGCAGTGCGGGCATCATGCACACGGAGCTGGTATTCCTTGGAAAGAACAATTCCGGTTTTCAGAATCCAATAGTTTTTGAAGTTGCTGCTCACATCTTTTACGGCAAGGTCTTTTGTGATGTTAATACCTAATTGCTGTAGGGAGGCAAACATGCTTTTCTCGATTTCGGACAATGATTTGCCTTTGACATCCTTGTCGTTAAGCTGAATGTTAAGGTAGATTTCATCGGGCACAACCTGCATTTCGGCATGTCCTGTCACTTCAATATAGTTTTGGTCAATAAAGTTTTTTTCGCCCTGGGCTGCAAGTGTCAATGCCGAGCATAGAAACAGAAAAGAAAATATTGTTGCTTTCATAAGAGTAGGGTGTTTAGTAAATAAATCGAGTTCACGTTGTTAATCCGTGAACCCGATGTGCTGCAAAACATTTGGCTGTTTGTCTTGCTATATGAATTTCCTTCAGAATATAGATGCATATATATGCTTTTTTGATGCAACCGTAGCTTATTATATTTTTACGGATACGCATTTTTTAGTTTCCTTTCCAGAAATCATTAGCTTTCCGTTGTTGAAGACTGATTTGATCGAAATCGACATTGCAACCTTTGCCTACGGATGATTGTGCGCTGAAGCCGATCATCAGGTGGTTGACTGCATCGAGCTGAAAGGCCCTCACAAGGTACCATGATTTCCCGTCAGCCGAATAGTAAAGGGAAAATGTGTTGCCTTTAGAGGAACCAATGACCCGGTAGTAAACCGATTTCTGGTGAACAGCCATTGAATTACAGTCGTCGGCCACCTGGTTACAGACTACGCTCACAACACGCGGTTGTCCCAGATAGTCTTCTTCAAAACAGAATTTGGCATAATGGTAACGGTCGTTGTAAATAACCAGCACTCCAGCGTCCCATTTAGTCCTGAAGTCAGGCGTAACTTTCGCTGTGAGTATAAAGTCTGAATCGGGATGAAACACCAGCCGTGGCGATGAGTTGATTTCGCCATTCCCTCCTGGTGGAATAAAAAGATCGGTGTGTGGTCCGGCTGCAATGCAGAGATGGTTGCTGCCGGACACGCTATAACCGACAGGATGGTTTTCAAAATGCATTGGGTAGGGGATAGTTCCGATTTTCACCTCCTGGGCTCCGGCGGTAAACGCGTCCAAACCGAAAAGCAGTAAAATCAGCATGGCGGCTTTCATCCGGGAATAGTTTTTTGTCATAATCATGGATTGTTTATTCGTGTGAAAATTACAGAGGCAATATTACTCTTTTTTATTGGGTTTTATTGAATTGAGTATGGAGGCCAATTTGATTTGTGTAACACAATCATGTTTTTGATGAGCAAAAATAGTAAAATGGATTGGGTTTTTGTTGCATAATTTCCTGTTTCAATAAAATACAGCCACGACAAAAATGATTTACGGTACTTATCTAAAAAATAACTCTTTATAAATTTTGAATATTGCATTATCTTTGTATTCGGTTTTAATGCTTCCCCCATGCAAACACAATATGTACGTTGGCGTTTCCTCCTATTTCTCATATCTTTATTATCAGTGACTTGTTTTTCGTTGCATGCTACTGATTTTGTCCCTATCGTTTCAAATTTCACCAAAAAAGAATATAAAGCGGCAAATCAAAACTGGACAGTGGGTCAGGATAAACATGGCTATATGTACTTTGGTAATAATGATGGATTATTGAGGTATGACGGCACTTCGTGGGAGCTCTTTCGTATTCCCGGCAATCGTGTGGTACGGTCTCTTTTAATTGGTCAGGATGGAAGGATATATGTTGGTTCGTATGAGGAATTTGGCTATTTTGAACCAAAACCCGATGGCCAGCTGTGTTATCATTCCTTGTCGCAACTCCTGAAAAATTATACAATGCAGAATGATGAGATATGGAGCATTCTTTCGATAGGCGGTAAA
The sequence above is drawn from the Microbacter margulisiae genome and encodes:
- a CDS encoding DUF1349 domain-containing protein, encoding MTKNYSRMKAAMLILLLFGLDAFTAGAQEVKIGTIPYPMHFENHPVGYSVSGSNHLCIAAGPHTDLFIPPGGNGEINSSPRLVFHPDSDFILTAKVTPDFRTKWDAGVLVIYNDRYHYAKFCFEEDYLGQPRVVSVVCNQVADDCNSMAVHQKSVYYRVIGSSKGNTFSLYYSADGKSWYLVRAFQLDAVNHLMIGFSAQSSVGKGCNVDFDQISLQQRKANDFWKGN
- a CDS encoding SIMPL domain-containing protein, translated to MKATIFSFLFLCSALTLAAQGEKNFIDQNYIEVTGHAEMQVVPDEIYLNIQLNDKDVKGKSLSEIEKSMFASLQQLGINITKDLAVKDVSSNFKNYWILKTGIVLSKEYQLRVHDARTAGRVIVALQQLGISNVSVDRVDHSHMDALRMEVKVNAIKAAQEKAQALAQAIHQNIGKAIYIQELNYNAYTPMLNKSVNMMIRGAATDNANNAPEPNIEFEKIKLEYSILVRFALQ